A window of the Megalopta genalis isolate 19385.01 chromosome 2, iyMegGena1_principal, whole genome shotgun sequence genome harbors these coding sequences:
- the Vps28 gene encoding vacuolar protein sorting 28, with translation MSIAQERPELYEEVKLYKNAREREKHDNQADLYAVVNTLQHLEKAYIRDCVTPKEYTAACSKLLVQYRAAFKQVQSDQFPTIDAFARAFRLDCPAALERIKEDRPITIKDDKGNTSKCIADIVSLFITLMDKLRLEIKAMDQLHPDLRDLMDTMNRLSILPSDFDGKEKVAEWLQTLNNMSASDELSDTQVRQLIFDLETSYNAFNKILHNS, from the exons ATGTCGATAGCTCAAGAACGACCAGAGCTTTACGAAGAAGTGAAATTATACAAGAATGCCAGGGAACGAGAAAAGCACGACAATCAAGCCGATTTGTACGCTGTGGTAAACACTTTGCAACACTTGGAAAAGGCCTACATCAGAGACTGCGTCACCCCGAAAGAGTACACTGCTGCTTGCAGCAAACTGTTGGTGCAATACAGAGCCGCGTTTAAACAG GTTCAAAGCGATCAATTCCCTACGATAGACGCTTTCGCGAGAGCGTTTCGTTTAGATTGTCCGGCTGCTCTCGAGAGAATCAAAGAGGACAGACCTATCACGATCAAAGATGACAAAGGCAACACGTCGAAATGCATCGCGGACATCGTATCTCTATTTATAACGCTGATGGACAAGTTAAGACTGGAGATCAAAGCCATGGATCAGTTGCATCCCGACTTGCGAGACCTTATGGACACCATGAACCGTCTGAGCATATTGCCGAGCGATTTCGACGGGAAAGAAAAGGTCGCGGAATGGTTGCAAACGCTGAACAACATGTCCGCGTCCGACGAATTATCCGACACGCAAGTCAGACAGCTGATCTTCGACTTGGAAACTTCGTACAATGCTTTCAATAAAATCTTGCACAATTCTTAA